A part of Primulina eburnea isolate SZY01 chromosome 10, ASM2296580v1, whole genome shotgun sequence genomic DNA contains:
- the LOC140842920 gene encoding probable U3 small nucleolar RNA-associated protein 11, with protein MSSLRNAIPRKAHKERAQHLRRKFGLLEKHKDYVIRARAYHQKEQTLLKLKEKAALRNPDKFYFKMIKTKTVGGVHKPESQANKYTNEELMLMKTQDIGYILQKLQTEKKKIERLNGMLHSLDNQSSSKHVYYAGNREEAREVRKKVSEQGNPSAFKDLPKGNHFNASLVQKRGNKRKLREDEMAHLAAHDDDMWFVITDGPMKIMKVNTAMGTTEGAPQMIEKHRSEWTAEDKKKANLDNVAKYILYKTLDKNMFAKIKTCTTAKEIWEKLTQLCEGNDQTK; from the exons ATGTCATCTTTAAGGAATGCTATTCCAAGAAAAGCTCACAAGGAGCGCGCTCA GCATTTGAGAAGGAAATTTGGGCTGCTCGAAAAACATAAAGATTATGTCATTCGTGCACGAGCCTATCACCAGAAGGAGCAAACTTTACTG AAACTTAAGGAAAAAGCAGCACTGAGGAACCCAGATAAATTTTACTTCAAgatgattaaaacaaaaactgttggCGGAGTCCATAAACCCGA GAGCCAGGCTAATAAGTACACTAACGAAGAGCTGATGTTGATGAAGACCCAAGACATTGGATATATTTTGCAGAAGCTTCAAACTGAAAAAAAG AAAATTGAAAGACTTAATGGTATGCTGCATTCTCTTGACAATCAGTCATCATCCAAACATGTTTATTATGCCGGCAACAG GGAGGAGGCAAGAGAAGTACGCAAAAAAGTTTCAGAACAAGGGAACCCATCAGCTTTTAAAGACTTGCCTAAA GGTAATCATTTTAATGCATCATTGGTGCAGAAAAGGGGTAATAAACGCAAACTGCGTGAAGATGAAATG GCACATCTAGCAGCACATGATGACGATATGTGGTTCGTAATTACCGATGGaccaatgaagatcatgaaagtAAACACAGCTATGGGGACAACTGAAGGTGCTCCTCAAATGATAGAAAAACATAGATCTGAATGGACAGCTGAGGATAAAAAGAAAGCAAACCTGGACAACGTTGCAAAATACATTCTCTATAAGACTCTGGATAAGAACATGTTTGCCAAAATCAAGACCTGTACCACTGCAAAGGAGATATGGGAAAAACTTACTCAACTATGCGAAGGCAATGATCAGACCAAATAA